The Cellvibrio polysaccharolyticus genomic interval CTTCATGACGTTGTTTTTGCCCTGCCCGATCTTGTTGCCCTGATAACTGTACCAGGCACCGGCCTTATCAATCATTCCCAGCTTCACACCGTAATCAATCACTTCACCCTGACGATTGATACCGGTGCCATAGAGGATCTGGAATTCTGCCTGTTTAAACGGCGGTGCAACCTTGTTTTTAACAACCTTGACGCGGGTTTCGGAACCGATCACTTCCTCGCCTTCTTTCACCGCACCGATGCGACGAATGTCCAGACGCACCGAAGCGTAGAACTTGAGTGCATTACCGCCGGTGGTAGTTTCCGGGTTGCCGAACATCACACCAATTTTCATACGAATCTGGTTGATGAAAATCACCAGACAGTTGGCATTTTTGATGTTGCCGGTAATTTTACGCAGCGCCTGCGACATCAAACGCGCTTGCAAACCAACATGGTGGTCACCCATTTCGCCTTCAATTTCGGCGCGCGGTGTCAAGGCAGCAACAGAGTCTACAACCAATACATCAACCGCACCGGAGCGCACCAGCATATCGGTAACTTCCAGCGCCTGCTCACCGGTATCCGGCTGGGAAATAATCAAATCTTCGACTTTTACGCCCAGCTTGCCGGCGTAAATAGGATCCAGCGCATGCTCGGCATCAATAAAGGCACAATTGCCGCCCAGCCGTTGCGCTTCTGCAATGACCTGCAAGGTCAGGGTAGTTTTGCCCGACGATTCCGGGCCATAAATCTCAATGATTCGCCCTCTCGGCAAACCACCAATTCCCAATGCCACATCCAGCCCCAGAGACCCGGTAGAGATTGCCGGAATGGCCACCTGCTCCTTGTCTCCCATGCGCATTACCGTTCCTTTACCGAATTGACGTTCAATTTGGCTCAATGCGGCCTGCAAGGCTTTTTCTTTATTTGCGTCCATTAAACACCTCAATTAGCTGATGTGGCGATTAGGTTAATTCTGAAATGGCGTGGTAGCCGATGCGCTGAAGCATACACCAAAAACCTGTATACGCAAACAGTACTATTGTTTTATACAGTATTTTCGTGAGACATCCAGTCAACCAGCCCATCCAGTGCAGCCATGATAGCCTGCTCCTGAATACCAAGCCGGTCACCATCAAAGTGATGAAGACGGGTTATACGTCGGCCATCGCGGGTTCCCCAGCAAAACCATACGCTGCCAACCGGCTTCCCGGCAGTGCCGCCGCCCGGGCCGGCAATCCCGCTCACCGATACGGCGATATCGGCATCCGAAAGCGCCAGGGCGCCATCCACCATCTCAATCACCACCGGCTCACTGACTGCACCATGGTGAGTCAGTGCCTGCTCACTCACACCCAGCAGCTTTTGCTTGGCCGCATTGGCGTAGCTGACAATACCGTATTCAAACCAGCGCGAACTGTCAGGCACAGCGGTAATCGCCGCAGCAACACCGCCACCGGTACAGGACTCTGCGGTAACCAGACGCCAACGGACCTGAGCCAACGCCTTGCCCAGGGACTGGCTTTTTTCAACAATAGACGGATTCATTTCACATCCCAACAATTGACCACCAACAACATCACAACAAAGCCGATCACCGTGCAACAGACTGGCACCCTACCGGTCGAGAGCATACAATCCTCTCCTGAATTTTTCTGCGACCACTGCAATTTTTTACGAATACCAACGAGTGCCCTGCCTGATGACCGAAGCTGATCTCTCCGTCCACACGCCCATGATGCAACAATACTTGCGAATCAAGGCGCAACACCCGCATGAGCTGGTGTTTTATCGCATGGGCGATTTTTACGAGCTGTTTTTTGATGATGCAAAAAAAGCAGCCGAACTACTGGAGGTCACCCTCACCGCGCGCGGCAAATCCGGTGGCGAACCGATTCCCATGGCGGGCATTCCTTTTCATGCAGCTGATGGTTACCTGGCAAGACTGGTAAAAGCCGGTGTATCAGTAGCAATTTGTGAGCAAATTGGTGATCCGGCTACCAGCAAAGGGCCTGTAGAGCGCAAAGTGATGCGCATTGTCACCCCGGGTACCGTTAGCGATGAAGCGCTGCTTGATTCCAAACGCGATAACCTGCTGGTTGCTATTCATCAAGCGGGCGACCGCTTTGGCCTTGCGTCGCTGGATATGGCCAGTGGCCGTTTTCTGGTGCTGGAAGTCGATGCACTCGAAGCGGTATTGGGTGAGCTGCAACGCATGGCGCCAGCAGAGCTGCTGATCAGCGACCACATTACCACGCCTGAACTGATTGAAAACCGTAAAGGGCTGCGTCGTCGCGGGCCTTGGGAATACGACCAGGACACCGCACACCGCCTGTTAACCCAGCAATTCGGCACCAAAGACCTCGCCGGGTTTGGTTGCGATCATTTGTCGCTGGCCCTCGCGGCGGCCGGTTGCCTGCTCAATTACGCACGGGAAACACAACGCACCGCACTGCCCCATGTGCGCAGCCTGATTCACGAAAACCGTGAAGAAGCGGTCATTATGGACGCCGCCACCCGCCGCAATCTGGAACTGGATACCAACCTTGCCGGCGGTGATGAACATACACTGTTTTCTGTGCTCAACCGCTCGGCAACCAGCATGGGTGGCCGCTTGCTGCGCCGCTGGTTAAATCGCCCGTTGCGCACGCTGGATACGCTGGTTGCGCGGCAAACCGCCATCGCAGAATTGCGCAAAAACTATCAGTTTGAAGTAGTGCACGGCATCCTCAAACATATCGGCGATCTGGAACGGATTCTCGGCCGGTTGGCGCTGCGCTCCAGTCGCCCCCGTGATTTATCACGGCTTTCCATGTCGTTGGCGGCTTACCCAGAGCTGCAAAGCGAGATCAAGCGGCTGAGTGCCGGTCATCTCGGCACACTTGCCAGCCGTATTTCGGTGTTTCCCGAACTGGTGGACTTGCTGAGCAAGGCGATTGTTGAAAACCCGCCAGTGGTGATCCGCGAAGGTGGCGTTATTGCTGAAGGCTACGATGCTGAACTCGACGATTTGCGTAATATCAGCACCAACGCCGGTCAGTACCTCGTTGATCTGGAAACTCGCGAGCGCCAGCGCACCGGTATCTCTACATTAAAAGTCGGCTACAACCGCGTGCACGGGTATTTTATTGAACTCACCAGCGCCCAGGCCGAAAAGGCCCCCGCCGATTACATTCGCCGACAAACCCTGAAAAATGCCGAGCGCTACATCACACCGGAGCTGAAAGAGTTTGAAGACAAGGCGCTTTCCGCCAAAAGCCGCGCCCTGACACGCGAAAAAATGCTCTATGAAGCCTTGCTCGATGTTTTAAGTGAGCAGTTACTTCCCTTGCAGGAATCCGCTGCTGCTATCGCCGAGCTGGATGTAATTACCACCCTCGCCGAGCGGGCAGATGCGCTGGGCTTTGTTCAGCCGCAACTCACCGCTACACCCGGCATTCACATTACCGGTGGCCGCCATCCGGTGGTAGAACAGGTCACTACCGCACCTTTTGTGCCCAATGATCTGCTATTCAATGAACAGCGTCGCATGCTGATTATTACCGGCCCCAACATGGGCGGTAAGTCTACTTACATGCGCCAGGCCGCGCTGATTACACTGTTGGCGCACATCGGCAGTTTTGTACCGGCCGCCGAGGCAAAAATAGGCATTGTAGATCGAATTTTTACCCGTATCGGTTCCTCCGATGACCTCGCCGGTGGCCGCTCCACCTTTATGGTGGAGATGACCGAAACCGCCAACATTTTGCACAACGCCACCGAAAGCAGCCTGGTGTTAATGGACGAAATCGGGCGAGGCACCAGTACCTTCGACGGTCTTTCTCTCGCCTGGGCCTGTGCAAAACACCTTGCGCAACAAGTGCGTGCCTTTACGCTGTTTGCCACCCATTATTTTGAAATTACCACCCTGCCCGAAAGCCTGCCCAGCGCCGCCAACGTGCATTTGAATGCGACAGAGCATCACGACAATATCGTCTTCTTGCACAAAGTGCAGGAAGGGCCGGCGAGCAAAAGTTATGGTCTGCAAGTGGCAAGGTTGGCGGGCATTCCCGATGTGGTTTTGAAGCAGGCAAAAGCTCAACTGGCAGAATTGGAAGCGGGTAGTACCGCACTGGCTATCGAAACACCCGCCACAATAACTGCAGAAGCGCCCGTCACTACCGCTAGCGAGCAACCCAAGCAGTCCGGATTGTTTGATGCGCTGCCCGAACCGGCGCTGGAAGCCCTGAAAAAAATTCGCCCGGACGATCTTTCGCCACGGGAAGCGCTGGAGCAACTTTATCGCCTTAAGGAAATGTTGAACCGCGGACGTTAGGCGTTTGCCGCCAGTCAGGTTTATCCATCGTTAGCCGGGTAAGTTTATCAACCGTTAAAAGGATGGCGATACCCGGCCGACACAGACCAGTTTTTGAAATTTCTGCAATATCAGGGGCTTAAACGAGAATCATCCCTGTTTGCAGAGCAAAAACACTGCAAATCCAGCCTTAATAACGCTACCAAAAGCAGCTGAGGGTGTTTAAAATACGCGCTCGTTAAAATCAGTAACCTGTGGGGTCACCTATGACTTTTGTAGTTGGGGAAAATTGCATTAAATGTAAGCACACAGACTGTGTTGAAGTCTGTCCCGTAGACTGCTTTTATGAAGGCCCCAATTTTCTGGTGATCAACCCGGATGAGTGTATCGATTGCGC includes:
- the mutS gene encoding DNA mismatch repair protein MutS, which translates into the protein MTEADLSVHTPMMQQYLRIKAQHPHELVFYRMGDFYELFFDDAKKAAELLEVTLTARGKSGGEPIPMAGIPFHAADGYLARLVKAGVSVAICEQIGDPATSKGPVERKVMRIVTPGTVSDEALLDSKRDNLLVAIHQAGDRFGLASLDMASGRFLVLEVDALEAVLGELQRMAPAELLISDHITTPELIENRKGLRRRGPWEYDQDTAHRLLTQQFGTKDLAGFGCDHLSLALAAAGCLLNYARETQRTALPHVRSLIHENREEAVIMDAATRRNLELDTNLAGGDEHTLFSVLNRSATSMGGRLLRRWLNRPLRTLDTLVARQTAIAELRKNYQFEVVHGILKHIGDLERILGRLALRSSRPRDLSRLSMSLAAYPELQSEIKRLSAGHLGTLASRISVFPELVDLLSKAIVENPPVVIREGGVIAEGYDAELDDLRNISTNAGQYLVDLETRERQRTGISTLKVGYNRVHGYFIELTSAQAEKAPADYIRRQTLKNAERYITPELKEFEDKALSAKSRALTREKMLYEALLDVLSEQLLPLQESAAAIAELDVITTLAERADALGFVQPQLTATPGIHITGGRHPVVEQVTTAPFVPNDLLFNEQRRMLIITGPNMGGKSTYMRQAALITLLAHIGSFVPAAEAKIGIVDRIFTRIGSSDDLAGGRSTFMVEMTETANILHNATESSLVLMDEIGRGTSTFDGLSLAWACAKHLAQQVRAFTLFATHYFEITTLPESLPSAANVHLNATEHHDNIVFLHKVQEGPASKSYGLQVARLAGIPDVVLKQAKAQLAELEAGSTALAIETPATITAEAPVTTASEQPKQSGLFDALPEPALEALKKIRPDDLSPREALEQLYRLKEMLNRGR
- a CDS encoding CinA family protein; translated protein: MNPSIVEKSQSLGKALAQVRWRLVTAESCTGGGVAAAITAVPDSSRWFEYGIVSYANAAKQKLLGVSEQALTHHGAVSEPVVIEMVDGALALSDADIAVSVSGIAGPGGGTAGKPVGSVWFCWGTRDGRRITRLHHFDGDRLGIQEQAIMAALDGLVDWMSHENTV
- the recA gene encoding recombinase RecA: MDANKEKALQAALSQIERQFGKGTVMRMGDKEQVAIPAISTGSLGLDVALGIGGLPRGRIIEIYGPESSGKTTLTLQVIAEAQRLGGNCAFIDAEHALDPIYAGKLGVKVEDLIISQPDTGEQALEVTDMLVRSGAVDVLVVDSVAALTPRAEIEGEMGDHHVGLQARLMSQALRKITGNIKNANCLVIFINQIRMKIGVMFGNPETTTGGNALKFYASVRLDIRRIGAVKEGEEVIGSETRVKVVKNKVAPPFKQAEFQILYGTGINRQGEVIDYGVKLGMIDKAGAWYSYQGNKIGQGKNNVMKFLNENPTIAQELEQRVRGELLASQALSLSPGDAETADEEA